In Alkalihalobacillus sp. FSL W8-0930, a single window of DNA contains:
- a CDS encoding methyl-accepting chemotaxis protein, whose product MRTIRGKLFSVFGAVLLLFAGLSVYLVISLIQTNDRMETMQDVDFELVVLQEQMASSMNDRLALIRGYFMFGEADFLDRFDAVNERIAETKEQLVALSSNEQLLATIEKSDQWLDIIENEVLPLYQSGDTEGASEVMRNSTTMIARDITSNFQELAENRRESMEASFDTNKAELQTMQTLVITIVTLSVLIMIVLVLWLARSITKPLKQLVGEANLIANADLSSPPIEIQTKDELSLLGSSFNEMKASLQQLIGQTRNVAENVAATSEELSASSEETSAATNQIADTVQSLTHTADTSVTLSSESMQASTLMEEKAQHITKATQSMKADSKEMGMRSKEGRDTVAQAIQQIESINRTVASSSKTMNQLDDQVTEISTILELITSISDQTNLLSLNAAIEAARAGESGKGFAVVAGEVRSLAEQSKESVTKIEAMIKGIQQQAKSAATDMQKGTSEVEKGTQMIKGVDQSFEAISASIDKVTNQIQTVAGSAEDIAKQTTQLKSHITQMNQASETTLAGTEDAAASTEEQLAAMEEVAASAQGLADLAGDLRDEISRFKV is encoded by the coding sequence TTGAGAACGATTAGAGGAAAGTTATTTAGTGTGTTTGGAGCAGTACTTTTATTATTTGCGGGATTATCAGTGTACTTGGTGATTTCCCTGATTCAAACAAATGATCGAATGGAGACGATGCAGGACGTTGACTTTGAACTCGTGGTGCTTCAGGAGCAAATGGCAAGCAGCATGAATGATCGCTTAGCATTGATTAGAGGCTATTTTATGTTTGGAGAAGCTGACTTTTTAGATCGATTTGATGCAGTGAATGAACGAATCGCCGAGACAAAGGAACAACTAGTAGCCTTATCTTCCAATGAACAGCTACTTGCAACCATTGAAAAATCGGACCAATGGCTTGATATCATTGAAAATGAAGTACTACCTTTATACCAATCAGGTGATACGGAAGGCGCAAGTGAAGTGATGCGCAATTCAACAACAATGATCGCACGCGATATCACTAGTAACTTTCAAGAGCTAGCAGAAAATCGCCGTGAGAGTATGGAAGCAAGCTTTGATACAAACAAAGCTGAACTGCAAACCATGCAAACACTAGTGATTACCATTGTCACATTGTCAGTTCTTATTATGATTGTTCTAGTGTTATGGCTAGCACGATCTATTACCAAGCCATTAAAACAATTAGTAGGCGAAGCCAATCTTATTGCTAACGCCGACCTTTCCAGTCCGCCTATCGAGATCCAAACAAAAGATGAGCTCTCTCTACTCGGTTCTTCATTTAACGAAATGAAAGCATCACTTCAACAGCTTATTGGACAAACGAGAAATGTTGCAGAAAATGTTGCTGCTACTTCAGAAGAGCTTTCAGCTAGCTCTGAAGAAACATCTGCAGCCACTAATCAAATTGCAGATACCGTGCAATCGTTAACACATACCGCTGATACAAGCGTCACGTTATCTAGTGAAAGCATGCAGGCATCCACACTAATGGAAGAAAAAGCGCAGCATATTACAAAAGCAACTCAATCTATGAAAGCGGATTCCAAAGAAATGGGTATGCGCTCAAAAGAAGGCCGAGATACGGTCGCACAAGCCATTCAACAAATCGAATCGATTAACCGTACGGTGGCATCGTCATCTAAGACGATGAACCAACTAGATGACCAAGTAACCGAAATTAGCACCATCTTAGAATTAATTACATCTATATCTGATCAAACCAACCTATTATCGTTAAACGCAGCCATCGAAGCCGCTAGAGCTGGCGAAAGTGGCAAAGGCTTTGCCGTTGTGGCTGGAGAAGTCCGTAGCCTAGCCGAGCAATCCAAAGAATCCGTCACAAAAATCGAAGCGATGATCAAAGGCATCCAGCAACAAGCCAAATCAGCCGCAACCGATATGCAAAAAGGAACAAGCGAAGTCGAAAAAGGCACACAGATGATCAAAGGCGTCGACCAATCCTTTGAAGCCATCTCCGCCTCCATCGACAAAGTCACAAACCAGATCCAAACCGTCGCAGGCTCTGCCGAAGACATCGCCAAACAAACCACACAACTGAAAAGTCACATCACCCAAATGAACCAAGCCTCCGAAACCACGCTCGCCGGCACCGAAGACGCCGCCGCAAGCACCGAAGAGCAGCTCGCTGCCATGGAAGAAGTAGCCGCGTCTGCGCAAGGACTCGCCGACTTGGCTGGAGATTTGAGAGATGAGATTTCGAGGTTTAAGGTGTAG
- a CDS encoding DUF6366 family protein, producing the protein MAHQQKETPEEKRERLRFEEQKRNAGGNFSDGVNRSYGGGLGDLGWKGVLGLLVLLIGGYIGYRLYVLGYFPW; encoded by the coding sequence ATGGCACACCAACAAAAAGAAACCCCAGAAGAAAAAAGAGAACGCTTAAGATTTGAGGAACAAAAGCGGAATGCTGGTGGAAACTTTAGTGACGGGGTCAACCGGAGCTATGGTGGCGGACTTGGAGATTTAGGCTGGAAAGGTGTTTTGGGCTTACTTGTGTTATTAATTGGTGGTTATATTGGATACCGCCTGTATGTTTTAGGATATTTTCCGTGGTGA
- a CDS encoding DUF1643 domain-containing protein, whose amino-acid sequence MKYLSSDAFLDSTGTYRYLLNRVWERDTGKVVFVMLNPSTADGREDDPTIRRCVGFAKDWGYGGLEVVNLFALRSTDPKQLLVHTEPVGAENDAAILAAVHEADLVVAAWGSMENKLKRDRMVLNLLNEKEVYCLTTTRDGHPRHPLYVRREQEPVLYRVL is encoded by the coding sequence ATGAAGTACTTGTCATCAGATGCATTTCTAGATTCGACTGGAACCTACCGTTACTTACTGAACCGTGTGTGGGAGCGAGATACAGGAAAGGTTGTCTTTGTGATGTTAAATCCAAGTACAGCAGATGGAAGAGAGGATGACCCGACGATTCGTCGATGTGTTGGCTTTGCGAAGGACTGGGGGTACGGCGGACTTGAAGTGGTGAACTTGTTTGCGTTGCGTTCTACAGATCCGAAGCAGCTTCTTGTACATACAGAGCCTGTTGGGGCGGAAAATGATGCGGCGATTTTAGCAGCGGTTCATGAGGCTGATCTAGTGGTCGCTGCATGGGGATCAATGGAGAACAAGTTAAAGCGGGACCGAATGGTGCTCAACCTGCTTAATGAGAAGGAGGTCTACTGTTTGACGACTACGCGCGATGGGCATCCGAGGCATCCTCTTTATGTGAGGCGGGAGCAGGAGCCGGTTTTGTATAGAGTGTTATAG
- a CDS encoding sialate O-acetylesterase yields MIIVNLVLFMGQSNIAGRGVAEDAPTVAEGHGFEFRAVTDPTKLYPVTEPFGVNENREDGITEETKTGSLVSAFINEYYFITQVPIVAVSASKGGSSIDEWQPGTAYLDDAIGRLHTTKEWLELNGYETRHVFMVWCQGETDALMPKDSYVPKLTNMIEEMMEHGVERCYMIRIGNKEGTDLYKAMIQMQTEFCKTYPHATLVSTLYAGMTSDKLNLMKEDGIHYTQEGYNHVGVEAGRNVAFHVNNRKEPYLYDPEYEGLYFSYKS; encoded by the coding sequence GTGATTATAGTGAATCTTGTGTTGTTTATGGGGCAGTCAAATATTGCGGGCAGAGGTGTTGCAGAGGATGCGCCAACTGTGGCGGAAGGGCATGGGTTTGAATTTCGTGCAGTCACAGATCCGACGAAGCTCTATCCTGTGACGGAGCCTTTTGGTGTGAATGAGAACAGGGAGGACGGAATTACAGAGGAGACGAAGACGGGGTCGCTCGTTTCGGCCTTTATCAATGAGTATTACTTCATTACGCAGGTGCCGATTGTAGCTGTGTCTGCATCAAAGGGTGGGAGTTCAATAGATGAATGGCAGCCTGGTACGGCTTATTTGGATGACGCAATTGGTAGACTGCACACAACAAAGGAATGGCTAGAGTTGAACGGATATGAGACGCGGCATGTGTTTATGGTGTGGTGCCAAGGAGAGACAGATGCGCTTATGCCAAAGGATAGCTATGTGCCGAAGCTTACGAACATGATTGAAGAGATGATGGAACATGGAGTCGAGCGTTGTTACATGATTAGGATCGGCAATAAGGAGGGGACGGATCTGTACAAGGCGATGATACAGATGCAGACGGAGTTTTGTAAGACCTATCCCCATGCAACGCTTGTGTCTACTCTCTATGCTGGGATGACCTCAGACAAGCTGAATCTAATGAAAGAGGATGGCATTCATTACACGCAGGAGGGGTATAATCATGTTGGCGTGGAGGCAGGGCGGAATGTGGCCTTTCATGTGAATAATCGGAAAGAGCCTTATTTGTATGATCCGGAGTATGAGGGGCTTTATTTTTCTTATAAGAGTTGA
- a CDS encoding SGNH/GDSL hydrolase family protein, with amino-acid sequence MTATTQDFSSKHLLIFGDSIAHGNENNLKSFATMAADKLAMPYTNYARGGATITSIPHLENDLHIHIEKALNEGAKANYIVFNGMTNDIVGSRNAPLGEVTEGYNNEFDESTFCGGFESICKKFKTNWLGAKVLYVRPHNMKSREADKQKAFGDKALEIC; translated from the coding sequence ATGACAGCAACAACTCAAGACTTCTCATCAAAACATCTCCTAATCTTCGGAGACAGCATTGCACATGGCAATGAAAATAACTTAAAATCATTCGCCACAATGGCTGCAGACAAATTAGCTATGCCATACACCAACTATGCAAGAGGCGGCGCAACGATTACAAGCATCCCTCACCTAGAAAATGATCTACATATCCATATTGAAAAAGCATTAAATGAAGGTGCTAAAGCTAATTACATTGTCTTTAACGGAATGACCAACGATATCGTGGGCTCACGCAACGCGCCACTAGGTGAAGTAACAGAAGGCTACAACAACGAGTTTGATGAGAGTACATTCTGCGGAGGATTTGAATCCATTTGTAAAAAGTTTAAAACAAACTGGCTCGGCGCCAAAGTCCTTTACGTCCGCCCGCACAACATGAAATCAAGAGAAGCTGATAAACAAAAGGCTTTTGGAGATAAAGCATTGGAGATTTGCTAA
- a CDS encoding class D sortase, with amino-acid sequence MLRKLLIVFLVIVGVSLLLYPKLEAFYFAGEQENLVREFELLSSIDVDENEEHTLDVSNNGLQGIGDSDVVGILRLEAIDLELAIFEGASNENLDRGLGSITSFDELGKSNVSIAGHRSVTDGKLFNRLGEVDEGDTIDVISRYGQYVFVVEDVFVVHETDVSVLEDTGEAVVTLVTCTPIGAKDPEDRLIIRGSLIENFGV; translated from the coding sequence GTGCTTAGAAAACTATTGATTGTATTTCTAGTGATTGTTGGGGTGAGCTTATTACTCTATCCAAAGCTAGAGGCATTCTACTTTGCAGGAGAGCAAGAGAATTTAGTAAGGGAGTTTGAGCTGCTATCATCAATTGACGTCGATGAAAACGAGGAACATACGCTTGATGTGTCTAATAATGGGCTGCAAGGTATCGGAGACAGTGATGTAGTAGGAATCTTGAGACTTGAAGCGATTGATTTGGAGTTAGCTATCTTTGAAGGGGCCAGCAATGAGAATCTAGACCGAGGATTAGGGAGCATTACAAGCTTTGATGAATTAGGAAAATCGAATGTGTCCATTGCCGGCCACCGTTCAGTCACGGATGGAAAACTATTTAACCGGTTAGGTGAGGTAGATGAAGGCGACACCATTGACGTGATCTCTCGTTATGGTCAGTATGTGTTTGTTGTAGAAGACGTGTTTGTCGTACATGAAACGGATGTCAGTGTCTTAGAAGATACAGGAGAAGCTGTGGTGACGTTAGTAACGTGTACGCCAATTGGAGCGAAAGACCCTGAGGATCGGTTGATTATTAGAGGGAGTTTAATTGAGAACTTTGGGGTGTGA
- a CDS encoding LPXTG cell wall anchor domain-containing protein, producing MNKATKLTVATVLALGPVVAPVSAHAEKVEEMDSITIEQLVDYENVLDDEQAEVLKDDEDHEELLEESEVENNENVEADKEKEILIDDEDYEEQVEESEVKDNIEHPVVEKVYEEYQYEEDIKQFDEVEEESIEGKTLPASEQDINGDNFLEDRHVRNYVIEQLKINETLSWDYPEDGKVTESMIHDLTSLHIGSTYSVDNTVDLSFLEHTKNLTHLNLEGVKAKDWSPLTNSKNLNSFGLMGVRIDNLDFLQGLNLSELSIDSSIVKDWSSISEFTLRTFLTPYSNFNDLNLINSNESLTNLDIRHTEVKDIQSLVRFKNLEVLAVGGVVKQSDLDMIASIESLRSLNASESNLTDVSMFANTKLTEIILHHNEISDISALSHIETIKMHSQEITLDPVMMDDDATELTIEDPIKGTESMLMLDDDSLTMEGIKKGQSAVYFRFALYGPNGSIFVGLITVPLVWGDENIEEEFPEKDDVTPVAPNVKQAKFVEAASADKVAVEVELDGDVSEFDKVIVTLKNKETGHTVTSEATIRKEAVANGMSLAGLRVGFMTPFAADVVNERYVIEFDRTQFNPGEYEIASVSFVTTSGETIGGSELPSDGETGTVVVEDVEVEAPVKEEETSEVPTEPGTEEGTETEEEESAEVPAKPGTEEGTETEEEESAEVPAKPGTEEGTETEEEESAEVPTEPGTEEGTETEEEESAEVPAETGTETEEDDVEGATGQEGKDDELGSETPVSNEDDKKTEDNQTGRDVTEGVKETNTEVGTKATEDAIKQNEETDLEVTETVEDNESSKGDLVLNTDTSDRKETSEVKTNNKDSNKESLPQTGEAYPIWMTMLGITALLGALGLTVGRKKRKEA from the coding sequence TTGAACAAAGCAACTAAGTTAACAGTAGCAACCGTATTAGCATTAGGGCCAGTTGTGGCACCGGTATCTGCACATGCAGAAAAAGTTGAAGAAATGGACAGTATAACAATCGAGCAATTAGTTGATTATGAGAATGTACTGGATGATGAGCAAGCAGAGGTCCTTAAAGATGATGAGGACCATGAAGAGCTGCTTGAAGAATCCGAGGTAGAGAATAATGAGAATGTAGAGGCAGATAAGGAGAAAGAGATCCTTATAGATGATGAGGATTATGAAGAGCAAGTTGAAGAATCTGAGGTAAAAGATAACATTGAACATCCGGTCGTAGAAAAAGTATATGAAGAGTACCAATACGAAGAAGATATAAAACAATTCGATGAGGTTGAAGAAGAAAGTATTGAAGGTAAAACACTTCCTGCGTCCGAACAAGATATTAATGGTGATAATTTCTTAGAGGATAGGCATGTACGTAATTATGTAATTGAGCAGCTGAAAATTAATGAAACTCTTAGTTGGGATTATCCAGAAGATGGTAAAGTAACTGAATCCATGATCCATGACTTAACGTCATTGCATATCGGTTCTACTTACTCTGTTGATAACACGGTTGATTTATCTTTTCTGGAGCATACTAAAAACTTAACTCATCTAAATTTAGAAGGCGTTAAAGCGAAAGACTGGTCACCTTTAACAAATAGCAAGAATTTAAATTCATTTGGCTTGATGGGTGTTAGGATAGATAACCTCGATTTTCTGCAAGGGTTAAATCTTAGTGAACTTTCTATAGATTCATCAATTGTAAAAGATTGGTCTTCAATTAGTGAATTTACTTTGAGAACCTTTTTGACCCCGTATAGTAATTTTAATGATTTAAATTTAATTAATTCGAATGAAAGTTTAACTAATTTAGATATTAGACACACAGAAGTAAAAGACATTCAAAGTCTCGTCCGTTTTAAGAATCTTGAAGTTTTGGCCGTTGGAGGGGTTGTTAAGCAATCTGATTTAGATATGATTGCTTCTATTGAAAGTCTTAGATCATTAAATGCATCTGAGTCTAATCTAACAGATGTAAGTATGTTTGCTAATACAAAGCTTACCGAGATCATTCTTCACCACAATGAAATTTCTGATATTAGTGCTTTATCTCATATTGAGACTATAAAGATGCATAGTCAGGAAATAACTCTAGATCCTGTCATGATGGATGATGACGCAACTGAACTAACAATTGAGGATCCAATTAAGGGTACTGAAAGTATGCTTATGTTAGATGATGACTCACTGACAATGGAAGGGATTAAAAAAGGTCAATCAGCAGTATACTTTCGATTTGCACTATATGGTCCGAATGGGAGTATCTTTGTTGGTTTAATAACTGTACCTCTAGTTTGGGGAGACGAAAACATTGAAGAAGAATTCCCTGAGAAAGATGATGTCACTCCTGTAGCACCAAACGTAAAACAAGCTAAGTTTGTTGAAGCAGCAAGTGCAGACAAAGTAGCAGTAGAGGTGGAGTTAGACGGTGATGTTTCTGAATTTGATAAAGTGATCGTGACATTAAAAAATAAAGAAACGGGTCACACTGTAACCTCTGAAGCAACCATTCGAAAAGAAGCTGTTGCAAACGGTATGTCATTAGCTGGATTACGTGTTGGATTTATGACTCCATTTGCAGCGGATGTTGTGAATGAGCGTTATGTGATTGAGTTTGACCGTACGCAATTTAATCCAGGTGAATATGAGATTGCGTCAGTTTCATTTGTTACGACAAGTGGAGAAACCATTGGAGGGTCTGAGCTGCCTAGTGATGGTGAGACTGGAACTGTTGTCGTAGAAGACGTGGAAGTGGAGGCTCCTGTGAAAGAGGAAGAAACTTCTGAAGTACCAACTGAACCGGGAACAGAAGAAGGTACAGAGACAGAGGAAGAAGAGTCTGCTGAGGTTCCAGCTAAACCAGGAACAGAAGAAGGTACAGAGACAGAGGAAGAAGAGTCTGCTGAGGTTCCAGCTAAACCAGGAACAGAAGAAGGTACAGAGACAGAGGAAGAAGAGTCTGCTGAGGTTCCAACTGAACCAGGAACAGAAGAGGGTACAGAGACAGAGGAAGAAGAGTCTGCTGAAGTACCAGCTGAAACAGGAACAGAAACTGAAGAGGATGATGTTGAAGGTGCTACTGGTCAAGAAGGCAAGGATGACGAGTTAGGTAGTGAAACACCTGTTAGTAACGAGGACGACAAAAAGACTGAAGATAATCAAACAGGTCGTGATGTCACTGAAGGTGTTAAAGAGACAAATACTGAGGTAGGCACTAAGGCAACTGAGGATGCGATTAAGCAAAATGAAGAAACCGATCTAGAAGTGACTGAAACGGTGGAAGACAATGAATCTAGTAAGGGTGACCTTGTTTTGAATACAGATACATCGGATCGGAAAGAAACGTCTGAGGTTAAAACAAATAACAAAGATTCAAACAAAGAAAGCTTGCCACAAACAGGTGAAGCATATCCTATTTGGATGACTATGCTAGGCATTACTGCTTTACTAGGTGCGTTAGGTTTAACAGTCGGTCGTAAAAAACGTAAGGAAGCTTAA
- a CDS encoding LPXTG cell wall anchor domain-containing protein: MFKLHSSKILFTFAMTIVLFMLPLQGMKAEELVDETDLVDLEETVEFDEEEDVSDEVVTEEQTELEEIVTDLNDKQEGNLEQSDPEQQVDDEKSNEEKKEKSSPTVQFKDAKLEALIAKELNTKAPLTEEDLLTLDTLSLYGDKSETKIKSLEGIQYAKNLTQIGLENQEIQDLSPLSDLTGLIAIVFNGNKIDDLSPLANLKKVGLLYLEDNNISNLTPLIEMNSNNGLWQILLTNNNITDISPLQQISWADKNKRIRMLGNSVDDDRTIQHLISDGIYVLSYEKNGISYEYISERGLCELNRETFECKDSYSRIDMLHLVNTFPAAQGFVVNHAGEVSVFDHSEVKLSANQLSHLIENNLPLSIVNEKVQLDIPSSVFNNQDEEVTITLKELDRVDKSKSSVYDFSIQQGHSNISQFDEGVTLTFDVEAGASDPNQLKVHVLNEKTNEWELIGGAYSDGKVSAVTTHFSTFSVFDVSNEEEQDSVVTTPDNQSKGDTKSDEISSENQDEISNKSMDKKVVEAKKETEETLLPNLKNESLNKGSDRTKEKNANPKIEELPKTGEVYPIWSTIAGILALLCALGLIVFRKRRKEMH, from the coding sequence ATGTTTAAATTACATAGTTCTAAGATTTTATTTACGTTTGCTATGACCATCGTGTTGTTCATGTTGCCACTACAAGGCATGAAAGCAGAAGAGCTTGTCGATGAAACAGATTTAGTAGATTTGGAAGAGACTGTTGAATTTGATGAAGAAGAGGACGTATCAGACGAGGTAGTGACGGAGGAACAGACTGAATTAGAAGAAATAGTAACAGATCTAAATGATAAGCAAGAAGGTAATCTTGAACAATCAGATCCAGAACAACAAGTAGATGATGAAAAAAGCAATGAGGAGAAAAAAGAAAAATCTTCTCCGACTGTCCAGTTTAAAGATGCGAAGCTGGAAGCACTTATTGCAAAAGAACTTAACACTAAAGCCCCACTAACTGAAGAGGACCTTTTGACATTAGACACTTTGTCATTATACGGTGACAAGTCAGAAACAAAGATAAAATCGCTAGAGGGCATTCAATACGCAAAGAATTTAACTCAGATTGGTTTGGAGAATCAGGAAATACAGGATCTCTCACCGTTGTCTGACTTAACTGGACTCATTGCAATTGTTTTTAATGGTAACAAGATTGATGATCTCTCCCCATTAGCTAATTTAAAGAAGGTAGGGCTATTATATTTAGAAGATAATAACATTAGCAATCTTACACCTTTAATTGAAATGAATTCAAATAATGGACTTTGGCAAATACTTCTTACCAATAACAACATTACAGATATCTCTCCTCTTCAGCAGATTTCATGGGCAGATAAGAATAAGAGAATAAGAATGCTTGGAAATTCGGTTGACGATGATCGGACCATTCAACACTTAATCTCAGATGGTATATACGTTCTATCGTACGAGAAGAATGGAATATCGTATGAATATATTAGTGAACGAGGACTATGTGAACTGAATAGAGAGACCTTTGAGTGTAAGGATAGTTATTCAAGGATCGACATGTTACATCTAGTAAACACATTCCCAGCTGCTCAAGGATTTGTAGTCAATCATGCAGGGGAGGTCTCCGTTTTTGATCACTCAGAGGTTAAGTTAAGTGCTAACCAATTGAGCCATCTTATTGAAAATAATCTGCCTCTCTCCATTGTAAATGAGAAGGTTCAATTAGATATTCCATCTTCCGTATTCAATAACCAAGATGAGGAAGTAACAATTACTCTCAAGGAATTGGATAGAGTTGATAAAAGTAAAAGCTCCGTCTATGACTTCTCGATTCAACAAGGTCATTCAAATATCAGTCAGTTTGATGAAGGAGTCACTTTAACTTTTGATGTAGAAGCAGGAGCAAGCGATCCAAATCAATTAAAAGTACATGTTTTAAATGAGAAAACAAATGAGTGGGAATTGATCGGTGGTGCGTACTCAGATGGAAAGGTATCAGCTGTTACCACCCACTTTAGCACGTTTTCTGTATTTGATGTGAGCAATGAAGAAGAACAGGATTCTGTTGTGACTACACCAGACAACCAATCAAAAGGTGACACCAAATCTGATGAGATAAGTTCTGAAAATCAAGATGAAATCTCTAATAAGAGTATGGATAAGAAAGTAGTGGAAGCGAAAAAGGAAACCGAAGAAACGTTATTACCCAACCTTAAAAATGAATCACTCAATAAAGGAAGTGACCGAACGAAAGAAAAAAATGCGAACCCGAAAATAGAGGAATTACCAAAAACGGGTGAAGTATATCCTATATGGTCAACGATCGCAGGAATTTTAGCATTACTTTGTGCACTCGGTTTAATCGTTTTCCGAAAGAGACGTAAAGAAATGCATTAA
- a CDS encoding rhomboid family intramembrane serine protease — protein sequence MFSFIDSATLKSYLRRFPSVIFFVLLISSVYLCINLLRDGSDRMAITFGAIQLGGDPFEQWYQVASYIFVETGGFFHFIVMLTAIIFIAPPLERVYGSVKFTLLFIVTGMIGGSFLFTLPLDDVVGGASISLLGLVGLQIGLLLRGKSMMNSNHSLFMWLSVFSIVAYTYAFPQFPWISYLSSLISGLVFSVIVQPQSFAQLSKSNPYIAMLQTVFVVGMLFFMLFVPMYLTEPTNHFGDVTQHVKDRLDTVSTFKDEQLDRVSSLFDSSNRASATEEEEPPEENEAEQIDHMVVAAEFLGEGEPDLAIAELKKVKKSSAEYEEAQYQIETINLNLYLEQPMETDYKELQKRTEHYKGSTVHFYGKHVVVCCFLN from the coding sequence ATGTTCTCATTCATCGACTCAGCTACTTTAAAATCTTATTTGCGCAGGTTTCCTTCCGTCATCTTTTTTGTACTATTGATAAGTAGTGTGTACCTATGTATCAACCTTTTACGAGATGGCTCTGATCGAATGGCTATCACTTTTGGAGCGATCCAATTGGGAGGTGACCCGTTTGAACAGTGGTACCAGGTGGCCTCTTATATCTTTGTTGAAACGGGTGGGTTCTTTCATTTCATTGTTATGCTTACGGCTATTATTTTCATTGCACCACCACTTGAGCGAGTCTATGGATCTGTTAAATTTACTTTATTATTTATAGTCACTGGAATGATTGGAGGTTCTTTTCTTTTTACCTTACCGCTGGATGACGTTGTCGGAGGAGCTAGCATTAGCTTACTTGGACTAGTCGGCTTGCAGATCGGTCTGCTCCTTAGAGGTAAATCCATGATGAACTCGAATCACAGTCTTTTTATGTGGCTATCGGTTTTTAGTATCGTGGCTTACACCTATGCGTTCCCTCAGTTTCCTTGGATCTCTTATCTCTCTTCACTGATTAGTGGTCTAGTCTTCTCAGTAATTGTACAGCCTCAATCGTTTGCTCAACTATCCAAGAGCAACCCCTATATCGCTATGCTCCAAACGGTCTTTGTTGTAGGTATGTTATTTTTCATGCTATTTGTACCTATGTATCTCACTGAACCAACAAATCATTTTGGAGATGTCACGCAACATGTGAAAGATAGACTAGATACAGTATCTACTTTTAAGGATGAACAACTTGATCGTGTTAGCAGCCTTTTTGATTCCTCTAATCGTGCAAGTGCTACTGAGGAAGAAGAACCTCCTGAGGAAAATGAAGCTGAACAAATCGATCATATGGTTGTAGCAGCAGAATTTCTAGGAGAAGGAGAGCCTGATTTAGCTATAGCTGAATTAAAAAAGGTGAAGAAATCATCTGCTGAATACGAAGAGGCTCAGTACCAAATTGAAACAATTAACCTAAATCTGTATTTGGAGCAACCAATGGAGACTGATTATAAAGAGCTCCAAAAACGAACAGAACATTATAAAGGAAGCACCGTGCATTTTTACGGCAAGCATGTCGTTGTGTGCTGCTTCCTTAACTAA
- a CDS encoding DUF6782 family putative metallopeptidase, whose amino-acid sequence MDNTYEEAKQLFANGTLTYNSMTEQNLFSHARFKIKVNGRVDHFTQSTLFENYNRIAENLKVYPTVSIYPRSYELPGGMGGFYHPDRNHIELLDHYYLISILSHEMRHAHQYFYYPDLYYATSYTSASEYINCFVERDARAYSMDYCKALKYWEEIDSLNEEEDRYERILMNTLSPSEVGMNEAYFKENPRVGESVPRNYHTMEQQPKDNVVEFKRKRRRRFWRR is encoded by the coding sequence ATGGATAACACCTATGAGGAAGCCAAGCAGCTGTTTGCGAACGGCACACTTACATACAATTCGATGACTGAGCAAAATCTTTTCTCGCATGCGAGATTCAAAATTAAGGTGAACGGAAGAGTGGATCATTTTACACAGAGTACGTTGTTTGAGAATTATAACCGGATCGCAGAAAACTTAAAGGTCTATCCCACAGTCTCTATCTATCCTAGAAGCTATGAACTTCCAGGTGGAATGGGTGGTTTCTATCATCCGGATCGGAATCATATTGAGCTTCTTGACCATTATTATTTAATTAGTATTCTTTCACATGAAATGAGACATGCGCATCAATACTTTTATTATCCGGATTTATATTACGCGACATCGTATACTTCTGCTAGTGAGTATATCAATTGTTTTGTTGAACGAGATGCACGAGCGTATTCGATGGATTACTGTAAGGCTTTAAAGTATTGGGAAGAGATCGATTCGTTAAATGAAGAGGAAGACAGGTATGAAAGAATTTTAATGAATACACTATCGCCTTCAGAAGTAGGAATGAATGAAGCGTATTTCAAGGAGAATCCACGCGTTGGTGAGAGTGTCCCGAGGAACTATCATACCATGGAACAACAACCTAAAGATAACGTAGTTGAGTTTAAAAGGAAAAGAAGAAGACGGTTTTGGAGAAGGTAA